A region of Argentina anserina chromosome 5, drPotAnse1.1, whole genome shotgun sequence DNA encodes the following proteins:
- the LOC126793728 gene encoding putative glycerol-3-phosphate transporter 1, translating to MGSIEEPGPETNYTKPLGIRFIEYIKRSNISYKTHQIIVLIVTFLAYASYHAARKTTSVVKSTLDPASDEVSLSFLPWRNIYLGQTGQRRRPFSWILGDGWAPFDGSDGTVLLGEIDVAFLAVYAIGMYFSGHFGDRTNLRIFLTIGMVGTGVFTSLFGIGYWGNIHSFYYYLAVQMLAGLFQSTGWPSVVAVVGNWFGKKKRGLIMGIWNAHTSVGNITGSLVASALLQYGWGWSFVVPGLMIATIGVVVFLFLPVNPESVGVSEDDEMDSPRKSGAEVTEPLLTSRTEVKDQPVGFIEAWKIPGVAPFALCLFFSKLVAYTFLYWLPFYISHTAIDGVYLSDAASGNLSTLFDVGGVLGGILAGHISDRLDARAITAASFMYCAIPALFFYRSYGSISFTVNVILMFITGMFVNGPYALITTAVSADLGTHSSLRGNSRALATVTAIIDGTGSVGAAIGPLVTGYISTNSWSAVFTMLMGAALIAGLLLTRLVVAEVSAKIEESRTSRGSASRPEAAVVDAV from the exons ATGGGATCGATAGAAGAGCCAGGACCCGAGACAAATTACACCAAACCGTTGGGGATTAGATTCATAGAGTACATAAAAAGATCAAATATTTCATACAAAACCCACCAAATTATTGTATTGATTGTTACTTTTCTAGCCTATGCAAGCTACCATGCCGCCCGGAAAACCACCAGTGTGGTCAAGAGTACTCTTGATCCTGCATCCGATGAGGTCAGCTTGAGTTTCTTGCCATGGAGGAACATCTACTTGGGTCAAACAGGACAAAGAAGAAGACCATTCTCCTGGATTCTTGGAGATGGGTGGGCACCATTTGATGGATCAGATGGAACAGTTTTGCTTGGGGAAATTGATGTAGCTTTTCTAGCTGTTTATGCTATTGGAATGTATTTTTCTGGCCATTTTGGTGATAGAACAAACTTGAGGATCTTTTTGACTATAGGAATGGTGGGAACAGGTGTGTTTACTTCTTTGTTTGGAATTGGTTACTGGGGGAACATTCATAGCTTCTATTACTACCTTGCGGTTCAAATGCTTGCGGGTTTATTTCAGTCGACGGGTTGGCCTTCAGTGGTTGCAGTGGTTGGTAATTGGtttgggaagaagaagagaggctTGATAATGGGGATATGGAATGCTCACACTTCTGTTGGGAACATTACAGGGTCTTTAGTTGCTTCGGCTTTACTGCAGTATGGATGGGGTTGGTCTTTTGTAGTGCCTGGTTTGATGATCGCTACAATTGGTGTGGTAGTGTTTCTGTTCTTGCCTGTTAATCCTGAGTCTGTGGGAGTtagtgaagatgatgaaatGGATTCTCCAAGGAAAAGTGGGGCGGAAGTGACTGAACCCTTGTTGACATCAAGGACAGAGGTGAAGGATCAACCTGTGGGGTTCATTGAAGCTTGGAAAATTCCCGGTGTAGCTCCTTTTGCTCTTTGCCTATTCTTTTCCAAATTGGTGGCCTATACATTTCTCTATTGGCTTCCTTTCTACATTAGCCATACAG CTATTGATGGGGTGTACTTGTCGGATGCGGCGTCTGGTAACTTGTCGACATTATTTGATGTGGGAGGTGTGCTTGGAGGAATCCTTGCTGGACATATTTCTGACCGGTTAGATGCTAGAGCAATAACAGCTGCTAGTTTCATGTATTGTGCTATCCCTGCTCTCTTCTTCTACCGGAGCTATGGAAGCATATCTTTTACTGTAAATGTTATCCTTATGTTCATCACCGGCATGTTTGTCAATGGGCCATATGCTCTAATTACAACGGCCGTCTCAGCAGACCTGGGAACACATAGCTCATTGCGCGGAAATTCGAGGGCATTGGCAACTGTAACTGCTATTATCGATGGAACAGGTTCTGTAGGGGCTGCAATCGGTCCATTGGTAACAGGCTACATTTCAACCAATAGCTGGAGTGCAGTTTTCACAATGTTGATGGGAGCAGCTCTTATTGCAGGGTTGCTACTAACTAGGCTCGTTGTAGCCGAGGTGTCTGCAAAGATCGAAGAATCAAGAACGAGCAGGGGATCCGCATCAAGGCCTGAAGCTGCAGTAGTTGATGCTGTGTGA